AAGCTATCTGTCGGACAAGCTATCCCCTCAGATCGACATCGACAGGGCACTCGAAAGCAAGCCCATCATCGACGTCCGTGGTCTCGTCGTTGACCGCGGCAAGATCTTCGTCTCGAAAGCCTTCGACCAAGCAACCGAACTCCGGGGAGTTCACCCTCGCGTCGCACCTCCGCACCAGCCCACGGCCAAGCCGCATATCGAACGATTGCTCAAGACCATCGGCGACGACTTTGTCCGATGGATCCCGGGATACAAGGGACGCTCGGTCAGCCACCGGGGCCGAAACCCCGAGAAGGACCTTGTGTGGCCGCTGTTTGTACTTCAGGCGCTACTCGACGAATGGGTCATCACGGTGTATCAGAACCGTCCCCACTCAGGGCTTCACCTGACGGCGGCCCCTCGGATGCGGCTCTCTCCCAACGCCATGTATCGAGCGATGTCGGAGATGGCACCAACTCCAGTGCGGACGATGACACGCGACGATTGGATCTCCCTGAAACCACACGAATTTCGTCGTATCAACCGCTATGGCGTCAACTTGGAGAATCTCGTATACAACTCCGACTCGCCACGTTTCCACCAGATGCGACGAACGAAATCATTAAATTCCAAACAGAATGGCAAGTGGGAGGTGCGCTACGACCCCAGCAACCTCATGCAAGTCTGGGTGCGAGACGAATCCCTAGTCTTCGACTCACAGGGTCAGCGCAAAGTCGAAGACAATGGCTGGATCGAGTGCCGCTGGGTTCTGGCCGACTATGCGACGATCCCATTCGGGATCGACATGGTGAAAGCGATCCGTCGGGACATGAGTAAGAAACCAACCGACAAAGAAGTGCTCAGGCGCGCGGAGCAGATTCATCGTCAATTGCTCGGCGGACCATCGGAACCGAAACCTCGACCGCTTTCCCGTGCCGAAGCGTCGGCCGGGCGCGCCAACCTCGCGCGACAAGAGCTCAGCGGCCCTCCCGCTGAGGTCGTTGCGTCCGGACGAAGCGACGACACTCCGGTCGCGCCGGTTGCTCAGCCCACGGTCGGACCAGTTGAGCCCATGCGTCCGATGCGTCTGTCGGAAGGGTGGTGAACCTTGGCATCACCGACAACCCGCGAAGAGTGGCGTGAATACTGCACTTACGAGCCCACCCCGGACTCGCAGCGACCCTCGTTGAGTGCGGACGAGATCAAGGCTCTCGGCACCGTCGAGCGGTCGGCGTACAACGAGCGACGCATCGACTACCTGAACGAGGAACGCGTTTTTCCCACCCGGGATCTCACCCGCATCCTCAACCATGCACGGCGACTGCTTCGCCGATCACGGGCCAAGAAGTTCGTGGCCAGGCCCGGTATCCGAGTATCCGGGGAACCCAGGACCGGCAAAACCACCGATGTGATGGCCGCCGGAAAGCGGCTGGACGCAGAGATACGGCGAACCTGCGGCAGGGAGAACGACCTCTCCTTCCTGCCCGTCGTGTACACCACCATCGCTACCGCGACAACGACGAACAAACTCTGGGTGCGCCTCGCCGACTTCGTCGGTGCACGCGAGCTGCGAGGTAGCAATGCCGACGAGCGACTCGTGGACCTGGCGCGACTGCTGAAGAGCCTCGGCACCAAGTTCGTCATCCTCGATGACGTCCAACGCCTTAACACCGATCGCGCCGCAGGAGCCGAAGTCGCCGACAACATCAAGACTTTCGCCGAGAACCTTGATGCAACGATGCTCTTCGCAGGAATTTCGCTGGAGACCGCTCCCCTGTTCAGCGGCGAGAACGGAGAGCAGTGGCGAAAGCGCACCCGGCCCATCAACCTGAGCAACTACTCACTCTCGAACGACGCCGACCACAAGGAGTGGGTGCAGCTCGTCGCTTCCATCGAACGCATTCTTCCTCTCCCCCTGCATGAGCATGGAATGCTCGAACGCCATGCGGACTACCTCTACCACCGCACCGGCGGCTCGATCGCATCCCTGAGCGATCTGATCATCGACGCGGCCACCGACGCCATTGACTTCGGCACCGAAGCCATCACCCTAGACCTCCTCGACTCGATTGCCATCGACGACGTAGACCCGGGGGTCGCCCGCTGATGTCGCTTCGTGCCGAACGGTCGTCGACAGTCCCGGAGGGTGTCCGCCGCGGCCGTCAACGACTTCCCGTGCCCGTCTCTCCGATGTGTTCGGAGACGTTGAACAGCTATCTCCGCCGGGTAACGGATCAGAACCTCTTGCGGCCCGGCTGGCTGTCCCAGCTCTCCCGACAGCCCCACTTCGTTGCGAACCTCGTCGAGCTCACCGGTTTGACGGAGCGAGGGTTAGTAGCGGCGCTTCCAGAACTCCGCAGTCCGCATGCGATCAAGCGCTGGCCACACCTGGTCGGCCACGTCTCGAAGCAGGCGGGGATCCGATCCGCATGCAGACACTGCGCCGCCGCGCAAACTCAAAGTCGAAGCCAACCGGTGACTGTCTTCGCAAGTCATGAACAGGTGCTCTGCGCCGCACACCAGCAATGGACAGGAAGTTCTGCACTGAGATGCGACGCTCAGCAACAATTTTCAGTCCGACAGTGTCCTGACATCGCAGGCGCGAACCGCCAGCACCGTGGTCTCATCCGAAGGTGGGGCCGCGGCTCCACGTACTCGTGCTTCACCGCCGCAGTCACCTGCTTCTCTCTCTGGTCAAGTTGGCCTGCCGTCTACCGCGCACCTGATATCCAGCGGCGCAGGGAACGGCTGGATGTCCGCGATGAAGCACCACCGACGACTCCTCGACACGCCGCCACCTGGTACCCCTGCGCGGTGGAGCTGACCGACGTCATTATCTCCCTACGGCACGAAGCGGCGAAGGGGCGAAGATCCTCCGCCGCGAAAGTCGTTGAAAAGGGCCTCATTCAACTACAAGGCATCGTTCCCGGCCTGTCATCGAGCGGTGCGTCGGATCCCTTCCGGCAAGCAATACTGGGTGAATTGCACACTCCCCCAGATGAAGTTGAAGTTTTATCGCACAACCGATCACACGAGTTTCAGCAGTACAGAAAGGACAATGGTGGCAATGTCAGGCCGAAGCTGTGAGGAGCCCGCCAACCCAATCGGATCGATCTGCACTGAATGGGAGTTCGACCAAGGCATCGCATACCGCGTCGTCTACACACCCGACCGGTTCCCCGCCGGATGCACGGCTGGAGTTCACATCAGCGCGATTCAGTTTGAGGACGGCAGCTTTGAGACTGCTGCCGAAGTTCCACACATTTACCTCGATTGCCACCCTGACTCCGGACTATCGATTACAAACGCGCGTGCTCTCGCGGTGATCCTCACCGAGTCCGCCGCTCAGCTCGAGAGCTGGATCGAGATGTTCGGCGCCGCTAGCGATCCAGGTGACGACCGATGATCGATCCTTCAGTGCCGCGCATCAGCATCACCGAACTACGCCGACATTTCAGCCGGTTCATCGGCGAAGCCCAACAAGGGCGGATTTTCGTCATCACCCGGCGTGGCCGCGACGTTGCCGTGCTCGTCCCGGCCGGGCGCTTCGCCGACGAAGATCTGCATCAATGACGTAGCCGTCGCACGTCCGATAGAGCGCTCGCCGACCAAGAACGGGACCGCGAGCACTATTGGAGTCATGCAACATGCAGCATCCCGAACGAACTTCGACCACAGTCCCTGCTACCGCGACGGTCTGCACCCGCCTACGAAGCCCGGCGCCAGTGGTGCCGCACTCATGGTCCGGCCAGTCGCTCGCGAGGGTATGGCCAAGCCGTCGCCGTGGCGTCACCGCCGCAGACCCAGCAGGACGACACCGGTCCCGCCGAGGTGCGCCGACGCCGTGCAGTGGCCGCCAAGCAGTACCAGCCCAGCAGGGTTCGGCTTCTGCTGGTGGCCCAAGCGCCACCTGACGCCGGCGACCGCTACTTCTACTTTCTCGACGTGGCGCAGCACGACTGGCTGTTTCGGGCGGTCGCGCGGGCAATCCTGCCCCATGTAGAGCCGACCCGGACCAACAAGGCATCCCTGCTGGCGCAGCTGCGCGACCGCGGCATCTTCCTGATCGACCTCAAGCCTGATCCCGTCGACGGGTCCGACCTATCGCCCTACGTGCCCGCGCGCCTTGACCGGATTGCCGAGCTGGAACCCGAACGCATCATCCTGATCAAGGCCGACGTGTTCCGCGTGGCATATCCCGCGTTGGCCGCCGCAGGCCTTCCGGTCAGCCAGATGCGGATCCCCTTCCCTTCGTCTGGGCGACAGAAGGAGTTCGCGGTCGCGTTCGGTCGGATCCTGTCGGGCGGGTGACCGTCGGCGCCGCAGCGATGATTCCCTTCGAGCACCGGTGGGTTGTGGACGGAGGCACTGTCGCCTGACCAGCAGGCGTGCCGAACACATCGACTGTTCGAAGGACTCGGACGGGGTTGGCCAACCCGGACTTGGTCCTCGGTTTGAGAACTCGCTGCCCACAAGTCGCTCACCATGTTGCCTTCCTCAGCGGGAGGGCGCACTGGAACCGTCATAGGCGGGCGCGAGGTCGAGCAATTCGGCACGTTAACCGCCTTTGCGGGAACGAATCTCGGTGAGCATCGAGATCACCGTCGAAAGGCCGTCTTCGTGCAAACCTTCATCGCGTAGTTCAAAGCGGTGCGGTTCCGCTCTTTCACCGGCGGCGGTGGTGCCGTTGCGTCGGCGGTTTGGATCTCGGTGAACCACGATGAGCCCGTAGGCCTCCAGCGTGGCGTGGGTGTCCCACATCGCTCGTGACAGGTCGTACTCGAGGAGTCGGTCGCGGCCGCGAATGGTTAGGCGGTCCACAGGAGCGTTGCCGAGGTGCTTCAGGTCGCGCAACATCAACCACATCGCGGTCTCGGACTTACTGAGGGCATGAACCCATCCGTTGGTGAAGAACGTGGCCGGGATATCGAGGGTCTTGACTTTCGCGCCCGGCCGTTGGTAACGCTTGGTGCCGGCCGCGGTGGGCCCGTTCTCCCGGTTGAGATGCACCTGGTCATCAAATCTCGGTTCGCCCTTTCTGCCACCAGGGGGCACCTCGGCGAGTCCGAGCTTGCTCAGCTGGACGAGGGCATCGCGAATCTGCCGCTTACGGTTGTTCCGGGAATTGCTCGCGAACGCAGCGTTCGGCGATGGATTGTGAGAGGCCGCAATGGCGATCAGGTCGATCAGCCCGAGCGCGTCATCGTCGCCGTCGATCGTGAGTTTCAGGCGGGCGTCTCTCCCCAAAGCGTCACCGGTCTGTGCCAGGTACATGAGCGTGAGTCCTAGTGGCAAACCCACCCCTTTGGTTAGCGAGGCTAACGCCGCCAGCGGTGGCTGACGTGGCAGGGCTGGTTTTGGCCGGTCGACCAGCTTTGCCGTGTCGTACTCCTCTTCGACAAGAGATGGGACACGTCGTACGAACCCGACCCGGATTGGGATGTCAGTCAGCTGTGTAGCCGACTCTTTGGCCCACCTCGTGAGATTGGCGCGTACCCCGGCGTCAACCGGGTGCCGCCCCGCGCGCAGCGTCTCCAGTCTGTTGATCCGTTGCTGCAACACATCGCGCCGCGGCTTCGGATCGGGGGGCTGATCAGTGGATTCCACTCCTCCACTGTACGCAAATATTTACTTTTCACAGAAAACGGATTGTCACGCCTATGTGACTCTCTTAGTTCTCTGAAATGGTCAATGTCCAATAGGCGTGACAATCCGTCGCGCCATCGTGACCGAGTGTACTCGACAGCCGGCCAAAGCCACGCTTGTCTGGTTGTTGTTGCTCAACGTCTCCGCGTATCGGGGACAACGGGCGACGACCAACCTCGGGCCCGGGGTCATCAACTGCAGGAACTCTCACGAAAGGAGAAACGCTATGGACCACCCGCAGCACCCCGCCCGCGACACGCGCCCGTCTATCTGGCCCGCACTCGCGTTCGTCGTCGCGGTCGTGCGCACTGCCGTAGACGTATGGCAGCTGTTTGAGAAGTAGCGCGAGGCAGGGGGCGGTCGTTCGGCGATTCGCAGTCGACGACACGGCCTCCCCCGCGCCTGCTTGGAGCAGCTGGCCAACCTCACTGCCCGCACAGCGGTAGTGTTCGACTTCCAGAAGTACGTGCACCGCCTCGACCAACAAGCCGACTACGCCAGCGTCAGACCCGACACCCCAAGAGCGACAAGACGTGGCGGACCCCAGTCCGGCATGTCCTGACCTGGCACTACGCCCCTGGATCCGGAACCACCTGCCTGGGCGCGAACCCGTGCCTGGCCCACGCCCACGGGGCGGATCGTGGCCGCGGGCATGACACAGTCCGGCGGCGAGGCGACGATAAACCGAAATCGACCGTCCTATCGATGTATAGCGCCTCTCACCTGATCTCCCACACTCGTGGCGACCACTGGCCACGATCGGGCCGTTTGGTCCTCCGCCGCATTCGTCGTGACACAGCGCCCATCCCTTATGGTGCGCAGAAGATCCGGGTCTTTGCCGACACACTGGCCGCGGCGGCGATCGTGGTCTGCAGCAGATGGTTGAGTTGGAGGGACTCTCGCCGCGGTTCGGGCTTGGTCAACTCGTTGTAGAGGGCGTTGGCCGAGAGCATGTTGCCCAACACCAGCCAGATTTCTTTGGAGGTCAGCGGATTACGAAGCAGCGGGGACAAGCCGCCCTCCCATGCCGACCGCGCGTCGGGCCACTTCGAGACCCGAAATCGGTTGTTGACTGTCAACGCGATTTTGCCCTTACCGGTGAAGGTGTGCGGTTGATCCCACTGGGCCAAGTTCGGCTCACGAAGTGAATAGGTGGAAAACAGACCGGTGTTCTTCTGCGCCTGCGCGCACACCTCCTGAACCGCCGATGCCGAGAACTTCTTGTAGCTGTCTGACGCCTTGGCGTGGACCAGAACCACGCGCCGATTCTCGCCCTCGTCGGCGAGGATGAAGTCGGCGGTTTCCTGGCCCATGTCGCCGCAGATACCCAACGTCGGAGTGAAGGTCACTGCCTCTGGCTGGTATCGCTGCGTCCATCCTTGGTCGAGCGCGAGTGAGTCTGTGTTGAATCCGGTTTGGGCCCAGCTGTCAATGAGCCCAAACAGGCTGGCGGGGTCGTAGCCGTCGCCGTTGCCAACTGCCAGCGCACCTTTTTCCATCTTTCTCGCCTCGAACTGGGTCGAGGGATACAGGCAGTACCCGACGAAGAACTCTTCAGCGGTGAAGCGCTGCCCGAACTTCAGTCCCGGCGCGTAAAACGCACCGTGCACGTAGATGACTTCGGGGTCGTCGGGGATGATGTTGAACGCCTGCCGCTCGTTGAGCGCCCTGGTCAGCGGCACCCTGCGGTCCCCCACCGGGACGAAATCCTCGTCAAGAAGCCGTGATTCAATTTTGTACCTGCCCTTGGCGGCATGGAATGTCACATCGAGGTCATAGACCTTGTCGTTGAGGGTGACCTTGAAGCCCGACGTCGCGCCCGAGCCGGTCACCGATGTGGTTGATCGATCGACACACAGCTCGTCGCTGCGCAGATAGTCGTCATCGCTGTTGCGCAGCACGTAGTCGCGGGACAACTCGGTCAAGTCCAGCAACAGGTTGGCTGGCGCATACTCTGTGACGCCCTTGCGCGCCGGCGCGGCATAGCGCCCGTAGACCTCGGGATATCGTTGTTGCGAACGCATCTGCCGTAGAAGGGATTCCACCCAACGCCGGTAGGCGCGCACCCGCAGTGGCGGACCTTGTTCGGAGACCCGGCCGGTGCTCAGCCCGACGTAGCGGCGCAACAGATGCACCCCGGTTGCGTTGGACGACGGCATCGCCGGCCGGACGGTGATGTCGAAGTTCTCGTCGATCATCTCCTGGTAGTCGATGTCGTCGAGGATTTGGGGAGTCGTTCCGTTGTAGCCGGTGACGGTGGACACCACGTGTCCGTACTCGTCGAGGATGGGTGGAACATCGGCGATCGACGGCGCCGAGATCGTCCGCCGGCGCACCACCCGGTTACTGAGATTGGTGTTGCGCGATCCGATCAGCGAGATGCGGCCCTGGGCGCCTGGCATGACGACGCGCTCCAACTCGCCGGTGCCCACGGGCGGTAGATGGGACAACGCATCGGTCCCGCTGCCCGACCCCGTACTTGCCGTCGCCACCACACCACGGGTGGGCAAGAGCATCACCATCCGCGCCTCGACCACCGGCAGCGCGAAGTAACGATTGTTCAGAAAGCCGACGTTGTCGACCTTCGCGCAGATATAGACCACGGTGTTCGGCGAGAAGGCCGACACGTCGTAGCGGGTGAACTCGAAATCGTTGGCGACAAGGTCTGCTTCGACGAGATTTGTCAACTGGTCCAACGTGGCGGATCGGGTGACCCGCCGGAGCGTGACCCGACGCTCGAAGAGCACTTCGTCGGCCACCTCTTCGGGTGTCATCGGTGGCTGCCCGCCGTCCTCGGCTTGGATGTGCAGCACACTGCGGAACTTCTTGTCGATGTAGAGCACC
The DNA window shown above is from Mycobacterium sp. Aquia_216 and carries:
- a CDS encoding Mu transposase C-terminal domain-containing protein — its product is MTLHPWCGPPGPPGDILKLRGQSWHIRDSDGIALRLKCLDDGSDLTLPVAMLLCDDSFVGPDASGPSIADQRLLGLATEDQRRDAQFWYEHLSDIKHAMEQAAKEQVSSGIPIGTVQERLSEKRAELRSLGRQVSMTTMWRKWQRFNTAGLLGCIDQRGMPGHVRLSGVHERVIVALEMVKAHYVDKSTPTKKQILEIAERRLRDDNVPVPCRSSMYALLAALDRGEHTTGDATSRRSHANSPDRAFSKIVALYPGEEVQLDSTPLDAMALLPDGQPCRIDLAAGIDVATLSITAAILRPNACKTVDAIELWANSCIPQQMLPGWIENMTVARSYLSDKLSPQIDIDRALESKPIIDVRGLVVDRGKIFVSKAFDQATELRGVHPRVAPPHQPTAKPHIERLLKTIGDDFVRWIPGYKGRSVSHRGRNPEKDLVWPLFVLQALLDEWVITVYQNRPHSGLHLTAAPRMRLSPNAMYRAMSEMAPTPVRTMTRDDWISLKPHEFRRINRYGVNLENLVYNSDSPRFHQMRRTKSLNSKQNGKWEVRYDPSNLMQVWVRDESLVFDSQGQRKVEDNGWIECRWVLADYATIPFGIDMVKAIRRDMSKKPTDKEVLRRAEQIHRQLLGGPSEPKPRPLSRAEASAGRANLARQELSGPPAEVVASGRSDDTPVAPVAQPTVGPVEPMRPMRLSEGW
- a CDS encoding TniB family NTP-binding protein — encoded protein: MASPTTREEWREYCTYEPTPDSQRPSLSADEIKALGTVERSAYNERRIDYLNEERVFPTRDLTRILNHARRLLRRSRAKKFVARPGIRVSGEPRTGKTTDVMAAGKRLDAEIRRTCGRENDLSFLPVVYTTIATATTTNKLWVRLADFVGARELRGSNADERLVDLARLLKSLGTKFVILDDVQRLNTDRAAGAEVADNIKTFAENLDATMLFAGISLETAPLFSGENGEQWRKRTRPINLSNYSLSNDADHKEWVQLVASIERILPLPLHEHGMLERHADYLYHRTGGSIASLSDLIIDAATDAIDFGTEAITLDLLDSIAIDDVDPGVAR
- a CDS encoding type II toxin-antitoxin system Phd/YefM family antitoxin, translating into MIDPSVPRISITELRRHFSRFIGEAQQGRIFVITRRGRDVAVLVPAGRFADEDLHQ
- a CDS encoding DEAD/DEAH box helicase, yielding MTSRPPLKKLRYRERFRPYQMAAVTMARRYRQDFYAVPAEERALLGAALVCHPTGTGKTAVIAGLAQCAPEVGNVLVLTTRDPIRDQLVREVGANLFINPEKFDLGLDIRLPKMCYAVRKSADLSSMGALYRSTRTILSDELATFVERQSGRLAQHPPETDLGKILSETDSVLVMTVQMLVELQRGRGPVQQSAYAALCSSIDLVLFDEGHYEPAAKWSEAVRNLAKPVVLLSATPFRNDLKAFRISAGNIHLFKLHEAVAEEVIRDVHVQRRESALTEALFCDDVIDYCTGLWGSDTSRWTQRIIIHCDDMARITRLGDAFIARGFSGRVVGIHDRYPSGPPTDGWKRRSVPAPGQCDAVIWIHQYKLLEGIDDHRFQVLAFFDMLGNVRSIVQQIGRVIRKGDNDTGQAWVLDHFRGRIDKYWQLYRDFDQTVTAEDLARAMSKVLVTDFTKVQPPVLYIDKKFRSVLHIQAEDGGQPPMTPEEVADEVLFERRVTLRRVTRSATLDQLTNLVEADLVANDFEFTRYDVSAFSPNTVVYICAKVDNVGFLNNRYFALPVVEARMVMLLPTRGVVATASTGSGSGTDALSHLPPVGTGELERVVMPGAQGRISLIGSRNTNLSNRVVRRRTISAPSIADVPPILDEYGHVVSTVTGYNGTTPQILDDIDYQEMIDENFDITVRPAMPSSNATGVHLLRRYVGLSTGRVSEQGPPLRVRAYRRWVESLLRQMRSQQRYPEVYGRYAAPARKGVTEYAPANLLLDLTELSRDYVLRNSDDDYLRSDELCVDRSTTSVTGSGATSGFKVTLNDKVYDLDVTFHAAKGRYKIESRLLDEDFVPVGDRRVPLTRALNERQAFNIIPDDPEVIYVHGAFYAPGLKFGQRFTAEEFFVGYCLYPSTQFEARKMEKGALAVGNGDGYDPASLFGLIDSWAQTGFNTDSLALDQGWTQRYQPEAVTFTPTLGICGDMGQETADFILADEGENRRVVLVHAKASDSYKKFSASAVQEVCAQAQKNTGLFSTYSLREPNLAQWDQPHTFTGKGKIALTVNNRFRVSKWPDARSAWEGGLSPLLRNPLTSKEIWLVLGNMLSANALYNELTKPEPRRESLQLNHLLQTTIAAAASVSAKTRIFCAP